The Vigna unguiculata cultivar IT97K-499-35 chromosome 1, ASM411807v1, whole genome shotgun sequence nucleotide sequence ttacaattttttttaatgttactTAACTCCATATAATTTTGCTAAAATGAGTGTCTAACTTAATTTTGCAAGCATTGTAATTAActcaatatattaatttttgaaatattccctttcaaaaatacttttaaataatgttgTGTGTATAAACAATATCAcgtaatttattttagtaatactTTTTATTCAATAAGATACCATTTTATGAAGTTGGATCTATCATGTTAAAAGCCTTGTTTAGCAGTTGTGATTagtgattaattaaaaattaatgaaaaaacgTTTGATAGTGACATAAATGGTGACGTGAAGTAAATCTTACTTGTGTTTGGATGATGCATTAAAGGCAACGAATCTCGTgtgtcttttttaatttttgtaaaaaataaaatacaatttttgcaTTACCTAACCACATGATAAGGTTTCACCTTATTCATGTACATCCGTATTACGTAGTAAACTAAAATGTTTGGCAttccaaaaatttcaaaagagaGTTTGAAACCCTATCCAACATAGGAAGCTATATAAATatgatcaatattatttaaaaaaatgtttggaagaaaaaaataattaaaaatatgttttataggatcatattataaataattttattactctttactttatttttttttaagtaaattttaaacttaatcaaatTTTAGGTCCAACAGAGTGTTTTCACCGTTGGTGTTCTTTCCGATTTTTACGCATTTCACCGCTCTACCGAAAACTTCCTCTGCCCCCTACCATATTTCAGTTTGATAGTTTCCATGGTCTATTCAGGATTGAGTCCTGTGATTTGACAGCAAACTTAAAAAGCCACCTACATACGCTTTACACTCAATCATTACGGATAACGCTTACATTCTTTGTCTTACTGCAGTTGTTGGTACAGAATTAGCCAacccaatttataaaataaaatttacattcatttatatattatgaaattatttaatgaaacgtgaaattttcaacaattttctgaaaaatatggaaataaaaaaaaaagtgatcgAACAAAATTTGGATACGTAAAAgcccaaattttcaaaatgaaatttgtgggaGAAGTGGTATTCATCTACCAAGAACGCACGTACTAATCAAAGTACGACacttattttatgattttcaacTGTCAATTTCGCAACTCAACATAAATGATAAATACAAGAGCGACGAGATTCTTTGGTCAAGAAACACTTGTTCGTGAAGTTGAAACACAGACACATTATCagttttctttctctattaatatcttatttaaacATATGTTTAGGTTTACGCAATTAAAACAACAAAGACAACAACACCTGCCTCACTGTTCAATCACATGACACtgtcttttaaatgaaatataatatcaGTTGTGAAGTATTTTTCTTAAGTATGCTTTCATCAAACGATTTAAATATTTCGCATTCAATTGTATATAATCGCTGGAGCTAAATACTTACAACACCTAGTAGAGTTAGGTTGGTGTTCTGTAATTTAAGTTTAATAGTGGCAGAAAAATAATGGCAagaaaatttttagaataatggAAGAATCCATTGAAATGTGAAAGCCGGAAGAGCTACCAAAAGTATggataaagataatttaattcttattttttatctacttttaatcattttttaattattaatagattatttattttgattcttttaaaTAACGAGTTAAaagtgagataaaaaaaaagttaaaatattattttttaattttgtgccACGTGACCATCACCTCACGTCACATCACAGTTCGCACACTTCTTCAATTCCGTTGAGGGCCCAGCGCTGACGTGTCCCACAGAGAAGTCGAAACGTGGCAGAGCACAATGATTGGTGTTAGAAGGGACGACCACGTGGCGAGAGGAGAGAGCGGCCACGGTAGATGGGAGCGCAGAGGGGCCCGCGGGGGTTAGCAGAGGGCTGAGACCTTCCAGAAAGTTCGGCCAAAAATATTGGCCAGAAACGAAGGGAAAACGTAGCGGCCAGAAACGCGCCACGTGTCAGTGGAACCACACGAGCGTCCGATGTGGCAACCCCGTTACTCCGAAAATGATACGGCCCCTTTTATGCACCAGCAGTGAAAAAGATTGGGGCACTTTCCGCAAAcgttgagaaaaatataaacggAAACGCCTAAAAACAGGGGAgaggtttttttttctaaataaacagattaaaataaagttttttgcTTGGTTAAAATTGTTGCATTGGGTATTCCATTTTGTCCAGTGTTTGTGGTGGGAATCGCCATGAATGGCGAGGGGAGTGAAGCAATGCAAGTGGAGAAGGAGATGTTGGTGTACATGTGGGGTTACCTCCCCGGAGCTCTGCCGCAGAGGACGCCGCTGCTGACGCCGGTCCTCGTTAGGGTTCCGCCGTCAGGTTACTCCTGGAGTGATGTTTGCGGCGGCGGTTGTGGATTTGCCATGGCTATCTCTGGTAcctatctttattttttcttgctagttatttttctttatgaattGGAGATTGAGGAGGCAagcttctctcttttttttggTACATGTATAAGGAGTTGCTTCACCGTTATATccgtgttttttctttttattttaatggagTCAGAATCAAAATTTAGTGGAGTCGGTTCAGTAAGCTGAGCTAACACTCTGATGTTGTTCTCATCGATGTTCTTTGTGTGTGTGCGCTTTTGCTGCCGCAAAATTctttccatttattttaaagtaaggCGAAATTGATATTTTGGTAGAGTTAATTTTGCACCATAACAACTTGTGCATAGATTTTACTCTGGAACTTGCGCTGCTGTGGGAAGAATTGATTCCAGTGTTTTTGCCGAATATGGCACTTGgttttttgtttgattgaattTTTGCGTTTGGAACTTTTGCTGTTATTTGCTATTCTTAGTCTTTTATGGCTAATATTTTGCTAGGGTTCATGGGATTTTTCGTCCTGGTAGAATTGACAATCTTTTGTTTTGCCTCTGACTTTTAAGGCGTCTCACCTTTTGCCGATGCACTTTATTAATATCTAAACTTTTATCTCGCAGTCTGTAAGATATGCTAAACTTTCGTCACCCAAAAGATAGACCGACGAGGGAAGTTTGAGTATTTACAGAATGCAGGCATGATTGGGGTTTTAAAATTTAGGAGTACATATTAAAGACTGTTAATTTTACAATACAAAAAACACCATTAAGCCTATTTTGTTATGGAGCTCGAATCATAGAAGAAACCCACCTCTTTCTGTCCAACTTGTATGGTAAAATGTAAAATCTATGATGGTGTATTCAAACTCaaacttattttcaaatttctattacaattatagaaataaggaacatatctttatataataaaaaatatttatgttatacatgtattattagaaatatttttatttattctattatcaTATCTTCCTATAATgtgaattttttgaaatttttaatgtCTTTAAATGAATCTGGGTTAAATGTCTTTTTTAATGATGAtgattaagaaaggaaaaaaaggaaTTAGATCCTTTTTGCACTTTAGATAAATGGGTTGGATTCATATTTTGTATTAGGTAGCAATATATTCAGATTATATATTTGACTAATCTTGTTTATagataattttgaatatataaattttaattgtcaatttaaataattcaagtGATGttcaacacaaacacacacacacacatatatatatatatatatatacacacacacactacaCACACACTACATTTTAAAGATTATATTTGCGCTACACAGGGTACCAAGCAGTCTGTCAGGCTTTCAGTACTACTGTCTTGGGCTGGTTTTACTTATTTTCATCAATCACTCCCTTGGAACTTCTTGTTGTCTGTTTTCTAATATGGAGGCATTCATGTTTAATGTTTTCAATACGACTGTATGagtgtagtttttttttttttttttaaatggtgtTGCATTGGTACTTAAGGTCAACGTTGTTCTTtcttgatttattctttttgaaGGAAGTGCTTAGGTTTCTGCCTTCTATCACTTCAGGCTCcccttttacattttattaacaTAAAGGATTCATAATGTCTGATACTTTGTTCCTTAATCAGAGCCCGGAAAGCTCATAACATGGGGTTCATCAGATGATTTAGGCCAAAGCTATGTTACATCAGGCAAACATGGGGTAATGCGTAACCATATAGAGTGACAATGTTCTCTTTCTCTCGTTTCTTTTTCACTCGACTGACATTTTATAGTTTCTTTATAAAGGAAACACCAGAGCCTTTCCCTCTTCCAACTGAAGTGACTATTGTAAAAGCTGCATCTGGATGGGCGCATTGTGTTGCAGTCACTGGTAAGAATCACTTACTCATCTTCCTTGCCAAGGAAGGAACACTATACAATGTGATTAAAATGAGAAGGGATAAACTAATGTTGAATTGGAAGGTTTGTCCTTTTGGATAAATTATCCAATACTTGCAAATTTCCGCATGTAATTAATCCAAAACGGATCCAAGATATTGTCTGTCCATAAAACTTGTTTTTCTTACTTCTATCATCCTACATACCTGGTTTGCTGGTCCTATGCAGACTGTGGAGAAGTTTATACATGGGGATGGAGGGAATGTGTTCCCTCTGGGAAGGTGTTTGGTGAATCATCAACTGGGGTGAAACCTGAAAAGGATGTACCGGCAAGGCAAAGTTCATTCTTGACGGAGCAAAGTATGTTTGCCCCTTTATGATTATCGAAAAGGTGTACTTAGCCTTTATCTGTCTAAGTGATGTAGAATGTTTTGCTACAGTAAGTCCTCATTCTCAAGGTTCAAAGTCTACTGCAGGAACTGCTTCTAGTACCAGTGGAGAAGAAagtacaaaaagaagaagagttTCTTCATCAAAGCAAACAGCTGAAACCTCTTCTTCCAGTGATGAAAATCTGACAGCGTTGCCATGTCTTGTCACACTAAACCCAGGCATAAGGATAGCAAGTGTTGCTGCTGGTGGTCGCCATACCTTAGCATTGTCAGGTATTGACTTTATTGAAGGACTATTTGTTAACCAAGGCCAAAAGTCTTGTGTATGTCTTTTTGTATATAATGTGATAATCATTTGGTTATAGAATTTTTTTGTGTGCTATGGAAGATCTGTTATGCAGTCTAAAACattttattgattataattCTCTGGAAGTTTCAGATATAGGACAGGTGTGGGGTTGGGGCTATGGAGGTGAAGGTCAGCTTGGTTTGGGTTCTAGAATACGAATGGTGTCCTCTCCTCATCTAGTTCCTTGTATTAATACCTCTTCTTATGGTAAAGATATGTCGTTGTCACTGGCTCGAGGAAGCATGAGTTCAGATGGACAAAATTTCAGAGTACCAGGAAGTTATATAAAGGCAATTGCCTGCGGAGGTCGACACAGTGCAGTAATAACAGGTAAATGTGTACAAGTCTATTTGGTATCTCAAGTGAAAGTAAAGttatttactaattttcaagatagaaaataaaacacaacTTCCATAATTGCTTattatttcttaattctttGCTACCAGTTACGTGAATTTTACTAGTCATATATGCTGATGTCCCAATATCTTCCTGTTCAACTTACAGATGCTGGAGCTGTGCTTACATTTGGTTGGGGACTTTATGGACAGGTAATTAAGGTGAACTTGGAACGTCTTTGGTCTTTTTCTCCACCCAAATTTCTTATCCTATTTGCCAGTGTAAATTTTATCAGTGTTAATTGTAAATAAATTCCTCTGGGGTGATCTAATCTGTGCTAGCTTGCTTGGGATTCATGCTAATGCTTGTTATACTAAGTTAATGGAATCTTGTTTTGGAAAAGTGTGGGCAAGGAAGTACAGATGATGAACTGAGTCCGACCTGTGTATCTTCCTTATTGGGTATTCGAACAGAGGGGGTTGCTGCAGGACTGTGGCATACTGTGTGTACATCTGCTGATGGTGATGTATATGCATTTGGTGGAAACCAGTTTGGGCAGCTGGGAACTGGCTCTGACCAAGCTGAGGTATACCCTTGCCATCCCATTGAAACACAATAATGTGATTGTAATACACCAGTGCATAATGGCTATCAATGTCATTATTGCTGTCACCTTAAGCTGCATAATGCATGTCATGCCCTTGGTTTGTTGTATTGAGTCGTTCGGcgatattaattttaattttgaattccTAACAGACTATACCAAGGCTCCTGGATTGTCCGAGCTTGGAAAATGTCAACGTTAAGAGGATATCTTGTGGGGCGCGCCACTCTGCTCTAGTAACAGGTATACTATAACACAACTGCAAATGGAATTTTCATAACCATGTAAGCAAAGGTATTCTTCTAAGGGTCTTCTTAGATAAAATTTTCCATAGCAATTATAGTAGAGCAAAATAAGAAGGAAAAAGTAAAATGTGCCTTTTCGTAAGTTAAAGTTACTCTATACATAATTTAAagataagaattttaaaaagtgatatGAATTTCTCTAGAATTACTTTATATACAAGTTAATACagaaaatcatttatattttcttacttCATTTTTAGACATACTTGTGAAGACGTTTTCCTTAACAGATCCTAAGACTGAAGTCACATTAATGCATATCTAAACATTGCTAGACTGGACACCCTGTTTCTTTTCTCGTCTTCATCTCTTTTCTTAGATAGAATGTTGAAGGTGCGAATGTTCAAATATGGACGACAGTTAGCCCTTAATATGAtcctttttctttcataatttattctttAGTGTCTCTGACAGAAAGGTTTTGAGATTGGTTATTTATCCTTTAGTTGCATTGCCTTTTGCCAATACAACTGACTGGAATGGAGCGACAGAAAATATTGAAACagtacttcttcttttttcattaaaaatgtgagaagctgATGCTACTATGAAATGGTGTTAATGAGCGAAATGTTTTTCGGGTTGATTGACTGCAAAGTTGTTAAATGTGGTTTCTGTTATTTAGTAAGCTTACCAGATGAATATATTTCTACAATAATGTAACAATAAAGTTCTAAATTCAGTCCGTGCATTACTGTTTCTGCTTTCATAATAGTCATACACGTTCTTCATTTTGGCTGGACTCTTACGAGGCTACTTACATGTCATGTTGAGCACACTGACGCTGTATCTTGATTATATTCGAAGATAGAAAAATCAGGTGGAAACATGCATGTCTATTATTAAGAGATTCTTATTAGctctcttttgttttgtttcttcaaGATACGGGAAAAGTCTTCTGCTGGGGATGGAACAAGTATGGACAGGTGCTTATATTGCACTATCAGTTTCACGCGACTCCTTTCAATTTCACATTTAAACAATCAATATCATTTCTATCAGACCAGACCACATTCGTCCGATGAGTGGTTCTtgtctaataaattatttacattctAAGTTTTAATTTCTGAATGTGGCAGTTGGGCCTTGGGGACGTGATTGACCGTAACATTCCTTCCGAAGTCACCCTCGAAGGTTGCGTAGCTAAAAACGTTGCATGCGGCTGGTGGCATACTCTTCTTCTGGCCGAGTCCCCCATTTGATGTCATGTCATGTCATGTCAATGCTCATGAGTCATGACCCAATTTTGTTAGCTAgctgttctttgttttgtaacATCAAGAAGCCATATGCATATGTGTATGTACATATAGTAGTGGTATACACATATGACATATGTATGCATTCTTTCATGGTGTGATTCATCATATCATGACTGCCTATCCAATACTGATTTCTGGTTTGGGAAGGAAAATATTGGTTCCTTTTCATCTATGTAACAATTAATCTTCATagtgtatattttcttttaattgtataaattaacCACTGTAATTACATACCGTAGAAGCTAGCACTCCATGCACTTGTAGGCGCTACGAGGTGGTTCTCTAGATtgtgtttatattatatatgtatacacacacacaaactTTTTATTGGCTAAATGTATGGACAAATATGCTTTTTTATTAAGTTCAGAATAAGTAACATTTTGATTTATCGGGATGTTCACGTATGACGCAATTTCTGTATATACATTTGACCAGTTTGGCTCTATGAACTTTGAAAAACGAGAGATAACTACAGATTTGAATTTTGAAGTAgttcttaaaaattatataaaaatgtttcGTGATAGAGTTGAAGATATGAAATACATTTATTGTGTCAACAATAGTAAGAGATGTTATGTGTAGTCACAATCCTTACACTATTCACGGAGTCAAAGTCAAATAACAGAACCTGCTTTCTGCGGATTTTAGGCATGGCTATACCTGTCATCTAAGGAACATAGTCTCTTGTGACGGCATAGGGACAGTCCCGTGAATGAAGAAACACAAATTTTGTTCTTAAGAACTTGTTAGGTACCAAGCACGTAATTCGCTAATGTAGTTGCTGTTGCTGTTAAAGGGTTGACCAAACGAAAATCACTACCATGTGTAATTCATAAAACTTAGATTGCCATCTTTTCTTTAAACAATATTAGAATTTcatatcaataatataatatattacgtTAATATCGCCATATATTTGACATAAACCATTAATACCTAATTACAGAACTGATACATTTAGTattgcaattaaattttatcctaATGTAATATCGATTGACATGACATTACTAGATATATAGATAGCAACTTCAACGTTTTTGTTTGAATGAACACGTTTGATAGTAATTCTATAGAGTAACACAACATTAAAGAAGACATTGAAGAACACTTTTTGTTATGGCTATTGTTCACTTGCTATctagatattttttattcatgaatCATTTGTTATActtaatttacattaaaaaattacttaaaacaaattgatatttatttaaaattatgttaagctaaattttattaacaaaatcaataactgaagcatgaaaataaaaattataattgtataatagTTTTGGCAATAATTCTAAATGAAACTAATTTTATTCCAGTTttggttttttaaattaagaaaaaagatgggctggtttaaaataaaaatattttaaatagtttatttggtaatttagtttagtttgaatttttttagagTCCCTATTAATGCCGATGGGTGGAAAGGTGTTgacattatcattattattgttattactatttatttattattattattttctttctaaattcattattatttcattttattggTTAGTCAAGCAATGTTCTAGATGATTGGTGAGCGAGCGGTGAGATGCGAAGCTTCAATGATTCTATGTtgttatcttcatcttcttccagTGGAATGGACATTGTTGTCAACCCTACCTACATCTTTTCTAACTTTTCTCTTCAACTTTCATTATTATACACATCATATGAATACCCCATAATTAGAACAcgactacaaaaaaaaatagtttataacaGTTAACCACAATAGTTGAACCAACAACAACCTTGCATCATATAAACACAAATTATAGGATTATTATTgagaaaacaattaaaaatatgtaaagtaATGTTTTATAAGGAAATCAGATAACTTTTATCATTAATACTATTATCTCcccctttcttttcttttataaaatcttacaatccttttaaattaaaaattctgagattatgtatacatatatattctctcacatattttatatagaaaataattccTTTCTAACATGAATTTTTGTAAGGCTTTGTTGAATTCGACgcatttcttaaaaaaaaagaaacagaccataatacaattcaaaattaaaaataaaaatgtcttTGGTCAAGAAAGCAAACATAGAATAACACGTAACACCCAATAAACTATAAACTCTACAGTCTGTGCAAGTAAACTACAATGACAAAAATAGTAGTAAATGATGGATACAGTTGATAGcattattggaaaaaaaaaaatcaatcataaACACAAAAGTCAACTTCATGAAATAtcttctcttttgttttctcCTACAATCTTCactaaattatcaatttagattTTCAAAGTGTACTATGTTGGGGtagtctttaaaattttaaaaaaatatttcaaatttcaaattttgtattaaaattcttaaatttaacgCTTTATTATTACTTTGGTCCCAAAAACATACGTTAATGTTGTTgttcaaaatttgaattacaaaatttaaataattatacttttaaggactaatataaatatacatttttaaatattagtgcATAAAGCAATCTATATTGCTGTATTGAGAATTGGGTTTGTTTGTTTGGTTCTAACTAAAAGCATGTAATTCTAAAATATCAAAGTATTCcagtattgatttttttaaatttaatctaaataattttaaaataagtaaaaatacatatattaaagtACTTCACTTGAAGTgttcttattaatttttataaacatatgTTATGTCATTTATTAATTCAtagtttttaaaagtaatatattcttttattgctTAAATTGGTATGTAACGttcaaaatagaaattaataGTTACCAGTCTGATCAGAATTACTATTAAAACATTCATTAAATACAAATGAGTATACCAAAATTCTTGAAGTATACTTATGACGttgaattgaaatattaaatacaaaacaatattaaataaaatatatatttaagaaaatttacgagttaacataacatatttaagaaggaagaagaagaagctgcTGAAACAGCTTCTGCCACCAATGGAGTTCATCAACAGAAACTTCCTTTTGGCAATTCTGCTGCTGATGCTATCACGCGCTCCGCACGTGTCCCCCGCAACACCGTGTCCCGCGTGCGGCAACACCACGGTGCCATTTCCCCTCAGCACCACCTCGACATGCGGCGATCCGCTGTACAAAATCCGGTGCAGCTCCGGCACACTCATCTTCGACACGCTGAACAACTCGTACCCGATTGAGTCCATCGACGCGAAAGCGCAGCGCCTTGTGATCCGGCCCGCGGCGCTCGTGCAGAACACGTGCGTCTCCACCGATAAGGTGCATCAGGGGATCCAGCTCAACAGCACCCTCCCCTTCAACATCACCAGTTCCAACACCATCGTCTACCTTAACTGTACCCTCACGCTCCTCCAGTCCCCCCTCAACTGCTCCGCCGCCAGCGCCTGCAACGCCTACATCAAAGCCACCGCCTCCGCCTCCGCCTGCCAGAGCGGGCCCCTCTGCTGCACCTATCGCACCGGCGGCTCCAGCAACTCCTATATGATTCGCGTAAGAGACTCTGGTTGCAGCGCCTACTCCAGCTTCGTTAACCTCAACACGGCTCAACCTGTGAGCCGCTGGCCCGAACCGGGTTTGGAGATTCAGTGGCTCTCGCCCAGAGAAACCGTTTGTGCATCCCAGGAGGATTGCGACTCTGCCACGTCGACTTGTGGGCCCGACGCCTCCTCTACGAGCGGGATCAGGAGGTGCTTCTGTCACGATGGGCTCGTGTGGAACCCCATCAAAGGGGTGTGCGCTAAAAGTGAGTTGTACACGATTATACCCCTTCTCTGCTTTTTTAATCTTCTTAAGTTGACTAAGTTTGGAATTCGGGTTTGACTTTTTATGCAGAAATTACATGCCAGAACCCAGACGGTTGTGGGGACTCAACTAACAAAAAGATCATAATAGCAGGTATAGGTTTcgccttttttgtttttgtttttttaatttctcttttttattttacaaaaaagttAACTTGTTTTTTAGAATATGAACCAGTTTAATAGACATAATGC carries:
- the LOC114179281 gene encoding ultraviolet-B receptor UVR8-like isoform X5, which produces MNGEGSEAMQVEKEMLVYMWGYLPGALPQRTPLLTPVLVRVPPSGYSWSDVCGGGCGFAMAISEPGKLITWGSSDDLGQSYVTSGKHGETPEPFPLPTEVTIVKAASGWAHCVAVTDCGEVYTWGWRECVPSGKVFGESSTGVKPEKDVPARQSSFLTEQRTASSTSGEESTKRRRVSSSKQTAETSSSSDENLTALPCLVTLNPGIRIASVAAGGRHTLALSVSDIGQVWGWGYGGEDMSLSLARGSMSSDGQNFRVPGSYIKAIACGGRHSAVITDAGAVLTFGWGLYGQVIKCGQGSTDDELSPTCVSSLLGIRTEGVAAGLWHTVCTSADGDVYAFGGNQFGQLGTGSDQAETIPRLLDCPSLENVNVKRISCGARHSALVTDTGKVFCWGWNKYGQLGLGDVIDRNIPSEVTLEGCVAKNVACGWWHTLLLAESPI
- the LOC114179281 gene encoding ultraviolet-B receptor UVR8-like isoform X3; protein product: MNGEGSEAMQVEKEMLVYMWGYLPGALPQRTPLLTPVLVRVPPSGYSWSDVCGGGCGFAMAISEPGKLITWGSSDDLGQSYVTSGKHGETPEPFPLPTEVTIVKAASGWAHCVAVTDCGEVYTWGWRECVPSGKVFGESSTGVKPEKDVPARQSSFLTEQRTASSTSGEESTKRRRVSSSKQTAETSSSSDENLTALPCLVTLNPGIRIASVAAGGRHTLALSVSDIGQVWGWGYGGEGQLGLGSRIRMVSSPHLVPCINTSSYGKDMSLSLARGSMSSDGQNFRVPGSYIKAIACGGRHSAVITDAGAVLTFGWGLYGQCGQGSTDDELSPTCVSSLLGIRTEGVAAGLWHTVCTSADGDVYAFGGNQFGQLGTGSDQAETIPRLLDCPSLENVNVKRISCGARHSALVTDTGKVFCWGWNKYGQLGLGDVIDRNIPSEVTLEGCVAKNVACGWWHTLLLAESPI
- the LOC114179281 gene encoding ultraviolet-B receptor UVR8-like isoform X4: MNGEGSEAMQVEKEMLVYMWGYLPGALPQRTPLLTPVLVRVPPSGYSWSDVCGGGCGFAMAISEPGKLITWGSSDDLGQSYVTSGKHGETPEPFPLPTEVTIVKAASGWAHCVAVTDCGEVYTWGWRECVPSGKVFGESSTGVKPEKDVPARQSSFLTEQRTASSTSGEESTKRRRVSSSKQTAETSSSSDENLTALPCLVTLNPGIRIASVAAGGRHTLALSDIGQVWGWGYGGEGQLGLGSRIRMVSSPHLVPCINTSSYGKDMSLSLARGSMSSDGQNFRVPGSYIKAIACGGRHSAVITDAGAVLTFGWGLYGQCGQGSTDDELSPTCVSSLLGIRTEGVAAGLWHTVCTSADGDVYAFGGNQFGQLGTGSDQAETIPRLLDCPSLENVNVKRISCGARHSALVTDTGKVFCWGWNKYGQLGLGDVIDRNIPSEVTLEGCVAKNVACGWWHTLLLAESPI
- the LOC114179281 gene encoding ultraviolet-B receptor UVR8-like isoform X2; the encoded protein is MNGEGSEAMQVEKEMLVYMWGYLPGALPQRTPLLTPVLVRVPPSGYSWSDVCGGGCGFAMAISEPGKLITWGSSDDLGQSYVTSGKHGETPEPFPLPTEVTIVKAASGWAHCVAVTDCGEVYTWGWRECVPSGKVFGESSTGVKPEKDVPARQSSFLTEQRTASSTSGEESTKRRRVSSSKQTAETSSSSDENLTALPCLVTLNPGIRIASVAAGGRHTLALSDIGQVWGWGYGGEGQLGLGSRIRMVSSPHLVPCINTSSYGKDMSLSLARGSMSSDGQNFRVPGSYIKAIACGGRHSAVITDAGAVLTFGWGLYGQVIKCGQGSTDDELSPTCVSSLLGIRTEGVAAGLWHTVCTSADGDVYAFGGNQFGQLGTGSDQAETIPRLLDCPSLENVNVKRISCGARHSALVTDTGKVFCWGWNKYGQLGLGDVIDRNIPSEVTLEGCVAKNVACGWWHTLLLAESPI
- the LOC114179281 gene encoding ultraviolet-B receptor UVR8-like isoform X1; translated protein: MNGEGSEAMQVEKEMLVYMWGYLPGALPQRTPLLTPVLVRVPPSGYSWSDVCGGGCGFAMAISEPGKLITWGSSDDLGQSYVTSGKHGETPEPFPLPTEVTIVKAASGWAHCVAVTDCGEVYTWGWRECVPSGKVFGESSTGVKPEKDVPARQSSFLTEQRTASSTSGEESTKRRRVSSSKQTAETSSSSDENLTALPCLVTLNPGIRIASVAAGGRHTLALSVSDIGQVWGWGYGGEGQLGLGSRIRMVSSPHLVPCINTSSYGKDMSLSLARGSMSSDGQNFRVPGSYIKAIACGGRHSAVITDAGAVLTFGWGLYGQVIKCGQGSTDDELSPTCVSSLLGIRTEGVAAGLWHTVCTSADGDVYAFGGNQFGQLGTGSDQAETIPRLLDCPSLENVNVKRISCGARHSALVTDTGKVFCWGWNKYGQLGLGDVIDRNIPSEVTLEGCVAKNVACGWWHTLLLAESPI
- the LOC114179281 gene encoding ultraviolet-B receptor UVR8-like isoform X6 produces the protein MNGEGSEAMQVEKEMLVYMWGYLPGALPQRTPLLTPVLVRVPPSGYSWSDVCGGGCGFAMAISEPGKLITWGSSDDLGQSYVTSGKHGETPEPFPLPTEVTIVKAASGWAHCVAVTDCGEVYTWGWRECVPSGKVFGESSTGVKPEKDVPARQSSFLTEQRTASSTSGEESTKRRRVSSSKQTAETSSSSDENLTALPCLVTLNPGIRIASVAAGGRHTLALSDIGQVWGWGYGGEDMSLSLARGSMSSDGQNFRVPGSYIKAIACGGRHSAVITDAGAVLTFGWGLYGQVIKCGQGSTDDELSPTCVSSLLGIRTEGVAAGLWHTVCTSADGDVYAFGGNQFGQLGTGSDQAETIPRLLDCPSLENVNVKRISCGARHSALVTDTGKVFCWGWNKYGQLGLGDVIDRNIPSEVTLEGCVAKNVACGWWHTLLLAESPI